Proteins encoded within one genomic window of Sphingomonas cannabina:
- the guaB gene encoding IMP dehydrogenase, with translation MDIPLGLTFDDVLLLPAESEVLPSQADPRTRVSRNLSLNIPVLSSAMDTVTEGAMAIVMAQLGGIGVLHRNLSIEDQVAAVTAVKRFESGMVVNPITIRPDAPLSEAQAIMERHRISGIPVTEPGGKLVGILTNRDVRFAGDGNQPVRELMTRDNLATVREGVSQDEARRLLHQRRIEKLLVVDDDYRCIGLITVKDIEKAVLYPEATKDDAGRLCVAAATTVGDKGFERTEALIDAEVDLIVIDTAHGHNRDVARAVERVKARSNRVQVVAGNVATAEATRALIDAGADGVKVGIGPGSICTTRVVAGVGVPQLTAVMSAAEEAAKSDVPVIADGGIRTSGDIAKALAAGASSVMIGSLLAGTEEAPGETFLYQGRAYKSYRGMGSVGAMARGSADRYFQQDIKDQLKLVPEGIEGQVPFKGPARDVIHQLVGGVKAAMGYTGSRTIAELQQRAKFVRITNAGLRESHVHDVTITREAPNYPTR, from the coding sequence ATGGACATCCCCCTCGGTCTCACCTTCGACGATGTCCTGCTGCTGCCCGCCGAATCCGAGGTGCTGCCGAGCCAGGCGGACCCGCGCACCCGCGTCAGCCGCAACCTGAGCCTCAACATTCCGGTCCTGTCCTCGGCGATGGACACGGTGACCGAAGGCGCGATGGCGATCGTGATGGCGCAGCTGGGCGGTATCGGCGTGCTCCACCGCAACCTCTCGATCGAGGACCAGGTCGCCGCCGTGACCGCGGTCAAGCGGTTCGAGAGCGGCATGGTGGTCAATCCGATCACGATCCGTCCCGACGCGCCGCTCAGCGAAGCGCAGGCGATCATGGAGCGCCACAGGATCAGCGGCATCCCGGTGACCGAACCCGGCGGGAAGCTGGTCGGCATCCTCACCAACCGCGACGTGCGCTTTGCCGGCGACGGGAACCAGCCGGTGCGCGAGCTGATGACGCGCGACAACCTTGCGACGGTGCGCGAGGGCGTCAGTCAGGACGAGGCGCGTCGCCTGCTCCACCAGCGCCGCATCGAGAAGCTGCTGGTGGTCGACGACGACTATCGCTGTATCGGCCTGATCACCGTCAAGGACATCGAGAAGGCGGTGCTCTATCCCGAGGCGACCAAGGACGATGCCGGCCGCCTGTGCGTCGCTGCGGCGACGACGGTCGGAGACAAGGGTTTCGAGCGCACGGAGGCGCTGATCGACGCCGAGGTCGACCTGATCGTGATCGACACAGCGCACGGCCACAACCGCGACGTCGCGCGCGCGGTCGAGCGGGTGAAGGCGCGCTCGAACCGGGTGCAGGTGGTGGCAGGCAACGTTGCCACCGCCGAGGCGACGCGCGCGCTGATCGACGCGGGCGCGGACGGGGTGAAGGTCGGCATCGGCCCGGGCTCGATCTGCACGACGCGCGTGGTCGCGGGCGTGGGTGTGCCGCAGCTCACGGCGGTGATGAGCGCCGCCGAGGAAGCGGCCAAGTCGGACGTTCCGGTGATCGCCGACGGCGGCATCCGCACCTCGGGCGACATCGCCAAGGCGCTGGCGGCGGGCGCGTCCAGCGTGATGATCGGATCGCTGCTCGCCGGCACCGAGGAGGCGCCGGGTGAGACCTTCCTCTATCAGGGTCGCGCCTATAAATCGTACCGCGGCATGGGTTCGGTCGGTGCGATGGCGCGCGGATCGGCCGACCGTTATTTCCAGCAGGACATCAAGGACCAGCTCAAGCTCGTGCCCGAGGGTATCGAGGGCCAAGTCCCGTTCAAAGGCCCGGCACGTGATGTCATCCACCAGCTCGTCGGCGGCGTGAAGGCGGCGATGGGCTACACGGGCTCACGGACCATTGCTGAGCTGCAACAGCGGGCGAAGTTCGTCCGCATCACCAACGCCGGCCTGCGCGAGAGCCACGTCCACGATGTCACCATCACGCGCGAGGCGCCCAATTATCCGACGCGCTGA
- a CDS encoding tetratricopeptide repeat protein: MRYTSVAAALGLTLLTVSTALHGQRPDDQIDPRSVALLEKGKAARAAGNLQGATDLIETALAVDPRNRQGFIVLAEIARAQKLDGKAIRLYREALLLEPNDVAALRGQGEALVARGAVERAKENLAKIRKLCAKSACPDATTLAASIAKGPPVTAAQATPVKPDAVAKN; the protein is encoded by the coding sequence ATGCGTTACACCTCGGTTGCGGCCGCGCTGGGCCTCACCCTGCTCACTGTCTCGACTGCGCTGCATGGCCAGCGGCCCGACGATCAGATCGATCCGCGCTCGGTGGCGCTGCTCGAAAAGGGCAAGGCGGCGCGTGCGGCGGGCAACCTGCAGGGCGCGACCGACCTGATCGAGACCGCGCTCGCGGTCGATCCGCGCAACCGCCAGGGCTTCATCGTTCTCGCCGAGATCGCGCGGGCGCAGAAGCTCGACGGCAAGGCGATCCGCCTCTACCGCGAGGCGTTGCTGCTCGAGCCCAACGATGTCGCGGCGCTGCGTGGCCAGGGTGAGGCGCTGGTCGCCCGGGGCGCGGTCGAGCGGGCGAAGGAGAACCTCGCCAAGATCCGCAAGCTGTGCGCCAAGAGCGCTTGCCCGGATGCGACGACGCTGGCCGCCTCGATCGCCAAGGGCCCGCCCGTGACGGCAGCGCAGGCGACGCCGGTCAAGCCGGACGCGGTCGCGAAGAACTGA
- a CDS encoding LPS-assembly protein LptD produces MKRTALLLSGAFGLSLLALPAAAQELQDRATQPAPPPETPASTDPEQIQFSADTLEYDNNTDTVTATGDVRLYREGNRLRADKVVWNRKSGQVVATGNIAATNPEGDIAYGDHIELTDTLKDGVIENMLVVLDQGGRIAARHGVRSDNGVITVDQAAYSPCDVTASNGCPKEPTWKISAVRVVYDPALGRIKYKGAKLSMFGLPVIPLPTFSHPIGGKSDDGFLTPDIRLDRVNGLEIAIPYYFNFSDSRDLTITPHIFSDALPLMQAEYRQLDSLGAFRIGGYATYSRRSDDLTTGNTTLSSENAFRGYIDSAGRYQLSPEWSISESIRRATDRTFLRRYDISREDRLRSTVRLERIDADSYFAITGWSVQTLRLTGDQGMQPVALPEIDYRRRFDDGLIGGRFELQLNSLALTRSEGQDTQRAFASMRWDLRRVTDWGQQVTFTAYARGDVYNTRDVLSTAVASYRGDEGFSTRAIGALAIDVQWPFIGSAFGGTQRIAPRIQMVVAPKLANLSIPNEDARAVDLEDSNLFALNRFPGYDRFEDSTRFTYGLDYALDLPGFALEANVGQSYRLSQRPSILPDGTGLSDRFSDIVGRTTIRYRDFISFTHRYRLDKDSFAVRRNEIDATIGSRKTYVLLGYLRLNRNIDTLEDLQDREEARVGGRVQFQKFWSVFGSATIDLTDKAEDPTSLSDGFQPVRHRLGFAYEDDCLKLGLTWKRDYQNTGDARRGNSYLLTLSFKNLGR; encoded by the coding sequence GTGAAGCGAACCGCCCTGTTGTTGTCCGGCGCTTTCGGCCTGTCGCTTCTCGCCTTGCCCGCGGCCGCGCAGGAGCTGCAGGATCGCGCCACGCAGCCGGCGCCTCCACCCGAGACGCCGGCGTCGACCGATCCCGAGCAGATCCAGTTCAGCGCCGACACGCTCGAATACGACAACAATACCGACACGGTGACGGCCACCGGCGACGTCCGCCTCTACCGCGAGGGCAACCGGCTGCGCGCGGACAAGGTGGTGTGGAACCGCAAGTCCGGCCAGGTCGTCGCCACCGGCAACATCGCCGCGACCAATCCCGAAGGCGACATCGCCTACGGTGACCATATCGAGCTGACCGACACGCTGAAGGACGGCGTGATCGAGAACATGCTCGTCGTGCTCGACCAGGGCGGCCGCATCGCCGCCCGCCACGGCGTGCGCAGCGATAACGGCGTCATCACCGTCGATCAGGCCGCCTACAGCCCCTGCGACGTCACCGCCTCCAACGGCTGCCCCAAGGAGCCGACGTGGAAGATCAGCGCGGTGCGCGTCGTCTATGACCCCGCGCTCGGCCGCATCAAATATAAGGGCGCCAAGCTCTCGATGTTCGGCCTGCCGGTGATACCGCTGCCGACCTTCTCGCATCCGATCGGCGGCAAGAGCGACGACGGCTTCCTGACGCCCGACATCCGGCTCGATCGGGTGAACGGGCTCGAGATCGCGATCCCCTATTATTTCAACTTCAGCGACAGCCGTGATCTCACGATCACGCCGCACATCTTCAGCGATGCGCTGCCGCTGATGCAGGCCGAATATCGCCAGCTCGATTCGCTCGGCGCCTTCCGCATCGGCGGCTATGCCACCTACAGCCGGCGCAGCGATGATCTCACCACGGGCAACACGACGCTCAGCAGCGAGAATGCCTTCCGCGGCTATATCGACAGCGCTGGCCGTTATCAGCTCTCGCCTGAGTGGAGCATCAGCGAATCGATCCGGCGCGCCACCGACCGCACTTTCCTCCGCCGTTACGACATCTCACGCGAGGATCGGCTGCGCAGCACCGTGCGGCTCGAGCGGATCGATGCGGACAGCTATTTCGCGATCACCGGCTGGTCGGTGCAGACGCTGCGGCTGACCGGCGACCAGGGAATGCAGCCGGTCGCGCTGCCGGAGATCGACTATCGCCGCCGCTTCGACGACGGCCTGATCGGCGGCCGCTTCGAGCTCCAGCTCAACAGCCTGGCGCTCACTCGCAGCGAGGGGCAGGACACCCAGCGCGCCTTCGCCTCGATGCGCTGGGACCTGAGACGCGTGACCGACTGGGGTCAACAGGTGACCTTCACCGCCTATGCCCGCGGCGATGTCTACAACACGCGCGACGTGCTTTCGACCGCGGTGGCGAGCTACCGCGGCGACGAGGGTTTCTCGACCCGCGCGATCGGCGCGCTGGCAATCGACGTGCAATGGCCGTTCATCGGAAGCGCGTTCGGGGGCACCCAGCGGATCGCGCCGCGCATCCAGATGGTGGTCGCGCCCAAGCTCGCCAACCTCTCGATCCCCAACGAGGATGCCCGCGCGGTCGACCTCGAGGATTCGAACCTGTTCGCACTGAACCGCTTCCCCGGCTACGACCGGTTCGAGGATTCGACGCGCTTCACCTATGGGCTCGACTACGCCCTCGACCTCCCCGGCTTCGCGCTGGAGGCCAATGTCGGCCAGAGCTACCGCCTGAGCCAGCGGCCCTCGATCCTGCCCGACGGCACCGGCCTGTCCGACCGTTTCTCCGACATCGTCGGCCGCACGACGATCCGCTATCGCGATTTCATCAGCTTCACCCACCGCTACCGTCTCGACAAGGACAGTTTCGCGGTGCGCCGCAACGAGATCGACGCGACGATCGGCAGCCGCAAGACCTATGTGCTGCTCGGTTACCTGCGTCTCAACCGCAACATCGACACGCTCGAGGACCTGCAGGATCGCGAGGAAGCGCGGGTCGGCGGCCGGGTGCAGTTCCAGAAATTCTGGTCGGTGTTCGGTTCGGCGACGATCGACCTGACCGACAAGGCCGAGGACCCGACATCTCTCTCCGACGGTTTCCAGCCGGTTCGCCACCGGCTCGGCTTCGCCTATGAGGACGATTGTCTCAAACTTGGCCTGACCTGGAAGCGCGATTATCAGAACACCGGCGACGCGCGCCGCGGCAACAGCTATCTGTTGACCCTATCGTTCAAGAACCTGGGCCGCTAA
- a CDS encoding peptidylprolyl isomerase: MGLTGKQQLVKSIVLKTAAIAATLAVAGALAAQTVPDDTQETPSTGLDLPSNLQIFGKVDPNVRKPTAIVNDTVITGTDVDQRVAMILALNQYKPNPEELDRLKLQVLRGLIDETLQIQEAKTREITVTPAEIDQSFSRVARNFQKSPTEFSAFLKSVGSSDRSLRRQIEGELAWNRLLRSRVAPFINVGDEEVKSIIDRLKASQGVEEYHLKEIYLSTTPERQQEVFANGQKMIQQMRQGAPFEYFAANFSEASTRAKQGDLGWIRLGTLPDSLQAAATQLEIGQIAGPVEVPGGFSILYLVDKRKIGMPDPRDARLSLRQLSIKFPPGTTEAQATQRTSAFATAIQGIRGCGDVSKVATDIGAEVVDNDSVTIRQLPPQLQDIMLKLQVGQATPAFGSPQEGVRTLVLCGRDDPQTAAMPDPEQVQAQLEEQRVNLRAQRMLRDLRRDAVVEYR, from the coding sequence ATGGGACTTACGGGAAAGCAGCAGTTGGTGAAGAGCATTGTTCTGAAGACGGCGGCGATCGCCGCGACCCTCGCCGTGGCGGGGGCGCTTGCGGCGCAGACGGTGCCGGACGACACTCAGGAGACGCCGAGCACCGGGCTCGACCTGCCGTCGAACCTCCAGATCTTCGGCAAGGTGGACCCGAACGTCCGCAAGCCGACCGCGATTGTCAACGATACGGTGATCACCGGCACCGACGTCGATCAGCGCGTGGCGATGATCCTGGCGCTCAACCAGTACAAGCCGAACCCTGAGGAACTCGACCGGCTGAAGCTCCAGGTGCTGCGCGGCCTCATCGACGAGACGCTCCAGATCCAGGAGGCCAAGACGCGCGAGATCACCGTCACGCCGGCCGAGATCGATCAGAGCTTTTCCCGCGTCGCGCGCAATTTCCAGAAGAGCCCGACCGAATTCTCGGCCTTCCTCAAGTCGGTCGGATCGTCGGACCGCTCGCTCCGACGCCAGATCGAGGGCGAGCTTGCCTGGAACCGCCTGCTGCGCAGCCGCGTCGCGCCGTTCATCAACGTCGGCGACGAGGAGGTGAAGTCGATCATCGACCGCCTCAAGGCCTCGCAGGGCGTCGAGGAATATCATCTCAAGGAAATCTACCTCTCCACCACGCCCGAGCGGCAGCAGGAGGTCTTCGCCAACGGGCAGAAGATGATCCAGCAGATGCGCCAGGGTGCGCCGTTCGAGTATTTCGCGGCCAATTTCTCGGAGGCCTCCACGCGCGCCAAGCAGGGCGATCTCGGCTGGATCCGGCTCGGGACGCTGCCGGATTCGCTGCAAGCGGCCGCTACTCAGCTCGAGATCGGCCAGATCGCCGGGCCGGTCGAGGTGCCGGGCGGCTTTTCGATCCTCTACCTCGTTGACAAGCGGAAGATCGGCATGCCCGACCCCCGCGATGCGCGGCTGAGTCTGCGTCAGCTGTCGATCAAGTTCCCGCCCGGTACGACCGAGGCGCAGGCGACCCAGCGCACCTCCGCCTTCGCCACCGCCATCCAGGGGATTCGCGGTTGCGGCGACGTTTCCAAGGTGGCGACCGACATCGGCGCCGAGGTGGTCGACAATGATTCGGTCACGATCCGCCAGCTTCCGCCGCAGCTCCAGGATATCATGCTGAAGCTTCAGGTCGGCCAGGCCACGCCAGCGTTCGGCTCGCCGCAGGAAGGCGTGCGCACGCTGGTACTGTGCGGCCGCGACGATCCGCAGACCGCCGCCATGCCCGACCCCGAGCAGGTTCAGGCGCAGCTCGAGGAGCAACGCGTCAACCTGCGCGCCCAGCGCATGCTGCGCGACCTGAGGCGCGACGCCGTCGTCGAGTATCGGTGA
- the pdxA gene encoding 4-hydroxythreonine-4-phosphate dehydrogenase PdxA: MHVAPLAVSMGDPAGVGPEIIAKAWAARELHRLPPFFAVGDARAIEAVWSGPLQRIDSPADAARVFAEALPVISVADAGEITPGQPDVEDARCALESLELAVGLTRSGAASGLVTGPVSKAQLYRIGFTHPGQTEFVAERCGIAKQNAVMMLAGPTLRVVPITTHIPLAEVADHLSIELIVAKAQATARGLTRNFGIERPRLAFAGFNPHAGESGAIGREEIELIEPAIARLVEEGIDAVGPFAADSMFHARARAGYDAAICCYHDQALIPLKALHFDEGVNMTLGLPIVRTSPDHGTAFGIAGQDVAEPGAMIAAIALAAEAAARRAAQHQPA; this comes from the coding sequence ATGCACGTCGCTCCGCTCGCCGTCTCAATGGGCGATCCAGCCGGCGTCGGGCCGGAGATCATCGCCAAAGCCTGGGCTGCGCGCGAGCTGCATCGGCTGCCCCCCTTCTTTGCCGTCGGTGACGCGCGCGCGATCGAGGCGGTGTGGTCGGGACCGCTGCAGCGGATCGATTCGCCTGCCGACGCCGCCCGGGTGTTCGCCGAAGCCCTTCCCGTGATCTCGGTCGCCGACGCCGGCGAGATCACGCCGGGGCAGCCAGATGTCGAGGACGCCCGATGCGCGCTCGAATCGCTGGAGCTGGCGGTCGGCCTCACCCGTTCCGGCGCGGCGAGCGGACTGGTGACGGGGCCGGTCTCCAAGGCGCAGCTCTATCGCATCGGCTTCACCCATCCCGGCCAGACCGAATTCGTCGCCGAACGCTGCGGCATCGCCAAGCAGAATGCGGTGATGATGCTCGCCGGACCGACGCTGCGCGTTGTGCCGATCACCACCCACATCCCGCTCGCTGAGGTGGCGGACCATCTCTCGATCGAGCTGATCGTCGCCAAGGCGCAGGCGACCGCGCGCGGCCTCACCCGCAATTTCGGGATCGAACGCCCCCGCCTCGCCTTCGCCGGTTTCAATCCGCACGCGGGCGAAAGCGGCGCGATCGGCCGCGAGGAGATCGAGCTGATCGAGCCCGCGATCGCACGGCTGGTCGAGGAAGGGATCGACGCGGTCGGCCCGTTCGCCGCCGACAGCATGTTCCATGCCCGCGCGCGCGCCGGCTATGACGCGGCGATCTGCTGCTATCACGACCAGGCGCTGATCCCGCTGAAGGCGCTGCATTTCGACGAGGGCGTCAACATGACGCTGGGCCTGCCGATCGTGCGCACCTCGCCCGATCATGGCACCGCGTTCGGCATCGCCGGCCAGGACGTCGCCGAGCCGGGCGCGATGATCGCCGCGATCGCCCTCGCCGCCGAGGCCGCCGCCCGCCGCGCCGCCCAGCACCAGCCGGCTTGA
- a CDS encoding RsmB/NOP family class I SAM-dependent RNA methyltransferase, which produces MTPAARTQAAIELLDLIIAAARDAGAAADVLIARYFAERRYAGSKDRRAVRTLVYNAIRLCGERPESGRAAMLLLADRDPEVAATFDGTRHGPPTITPGEPLAEAGIAPAWLRDALEASDIAEEEQAAQVGRAPLDVRINRLRPAGDLPDGEAIAGLPDGLRLPAGTNMDDFAGRIEVQDAGSQFVTLAMNAQPGMTVVDLCAGGGGKTLALASAMGNEGRIVACDVDRARLSKLPPRAERAGVTIAEIRLLDPGREVAILADLVDGADVVLVDAPCSGTGTWRRNPEARWRLSPARLERFATTQAHVLDIGAALVRPGGALTYVVCSLLDAEGAGQVDAFLARHPGWTAEPPSLPAGRQHGAGLRLTPHHDGTDGFFVARLIRPC; this is translated from the coding sequence ATGACTCCCGCCGCGCGCACCCAGGCGGCGATCGAGCTGCTCGACCTCATCATCGCCGCCGCGCGCGACGCGGGGGCGGCGGCGGACGTGCTGATTGCGCGCTATTTCGCCGAGCGGCGCTATGCCGGCTCGAAGGATCGGCGCGCGGTGCGGACACTCGTCTACAATGCGATCCGCCTCTGCGGCGAACGGCCGGAGAGCGGGCGGGCGGCGATGCTGCTGCTGGCTGACCGCGATCCGGAGGTGGCTGCAACCTTCGATGGAACCAGGCACGGCCCGCCGACCATTACGCCCGGCGAGCCGCTAGCGGAGGCCGGCATCGCACCGGCTTGGCTACGCGATGCGCTGGAAGCATCGGATATTGCCGAGGAAGAGCAAGCCGCGCAGGTCGGGCGGGCGCCGCTCGACGTGCGGATCAATCGCCTGCGGCCCGCTGGCGACCTTCCCGACGGTGAAGCCATTGCCGGGCTGCCCGATGGGCTCCGGCTGCCTGCGGGTACGAACATGGACGATTTCGCCGGCAGGATCGAGGTCCAGGATGCCGGTAGTCAGTTCGTCACGCTGGCCATGAACGCCCAGCCCGGCATGACCGTGGTGGACCTTTGCGCAGGCGGCGGGGGCAAGACGCTGGCGCTCGCTTCGGCAATGGGAAACGAGGGGCGGATCGTTGCCTGCGACGTCGATCGCGCGCGCCTCTCCAAGCTGCCGCCGCGGGCGGAGAGGGCCGGCGTGACCATCGCGGAGATCCGCCTGCTCGATCCAGGACGGGAGGTTGCGATACTTGCCGATCTCGTCGATGGCGCCGATGTGGTACTGGTGGATGCGCCCTGCTCGGGCACGGGCACGTGGCGGCGCAACCCGGAGGCGCGCTGGCGGCTGTCTCCGGCCCGGCTCGAGCGGTTCGCCACAACGCAGGCGCATGTGCTCGATATCGGTGCGGCGCTGGTGCGGCCGGGCGGCGCGCTAACCTATGTCGTCTGCTCGCTGCTCGACGCAGAAGGTGCAGGCCAAGTCGACGCCTTCCTCGCTCGCCATCCCGGTTGGACCGCAGAACCGCCGTCACTTCCGGCCGGCCGGCAGCACGGCGCCGGTCTCCGACTCACCCCGCACCACGATGGAACCGACGGCTTTTTTGTCGCGCGGCTGATTCGCCCGTGCTAG
- the rsmA gene encoding 16S rRNA (adenine(1518)-N(6)/adenine(1519)-N(6))-dimethyltransferase RsmA: MSDLPPLREVVARYGLSASKALGQNFLFDGQLLARIAAVPGDLDGQEVLEIGPGPGGLTRALLAAGARVTAIERDRRCIPALAELSEAYPGKLEVIEGDALEIDAPTLFTDKPHIVANLPYNVGTALLVDWLSADWLPWWQSLTLMFQKEVADRIVAKAGDDAYGRLAVLAQWRSAARIAMPVHRSAFTPPPKVMSAVVHIVPREAPEAVALGKLEALTGAAFGQRRKMLRQSLRGVPGALEALERLGIDPTRRAETVSVDEFVSLARALS; this comes from the coding sequence TTGAGCGACCTCCCTCCCCTTCGCGAGGTCGTGGCGCGCTACGGCCTCAGCGCCAGCAAGGCGCTCGGACAGAATTTCCTGTTCGACGGTCAGCTCCTCGCGCGCATCGCCGCGGTGCCGGGCGACCTCGATGGACAGGAGGTGCTGGAGATCGGTCCCGGTCCGGGCGGCCTCACCCGGGCGCTGCTCGCCGCGGGCGCGCGCGTGACGGCCATCGAACGCGACCGCCGCTGCATCCCGGCACTCGCCGAGCTTTCCGAAGCCTATCCCGGCAAGCTTGAGGTGATCGAAGGCGACGCGCTGGAGATCGACGCGCCTACGCTATTCACGGACAAACCCCACATCGTCGCCAACCTGCCCTACAATGTCGGCACCGCGCTACTGGTCGATTGGTTGTCGGCCGACTGGCTGCCGTGGTGGCAGAGCTTGACGCTGATGTTCCAGAAGGAGGTCGCCGACCGCATCGTCGCCAAGGCCGGCGACGACGCCTACGGCCGGCTCGCTGTGCTTGCCCAGTGGCGCTCGGCCGCGCGGATCGCGATGCCGGTCCATCGCTCCGCCTTCACGCCGCCACCTAAGGTGATGTCGGCGGTCGTCCATATCGTGCCACGCGAGGCACCGGAGGCAGTTGCGCTCGGCAAGCTGGAAGCGCTCACCGGCGCCGCCTTCGGCCAGCGGCGCAAGATGCTCCGCCAGAGCCTGCGCGGCGTGCCGGGGGCGTTGGAAGCGCTGGAAAGGCTCGGCATCGATCCGACGCGGCGAGCCGAGACGGTCAGCGTCGACGAGTTCGTTTCACTGGCCCGTGCGCTGAGCTGA
- a CDS encoding HpcH/HpaI aldolase/citrate lyase family protein, producing MSTSRRLAPRTALFLPASNPRAIAKARGLAADMVILDLEDAVKAEDKAAARMAAVTAVAEGFGPRLTAIRVNGGETAEHEDDLAAVAGSLADFVVAPKVETAEDAARIAAAAAKPLLAMTETPLGVLAAAEIAAVPGVAGLIAGVNDLRAALGIPSGRAGLALALQTIVLAARASAGWAIDGVFNALDDPEGLAAECREGRAMGFDGKSLIHPNQIATAVEAFGPTAEELADARALIEAATGGAERFRDRMIEAMHVEQARALIERAER from the coding sequence ATGAGCACATCCCGACGCCTCGCGCCGCGCACTGCGCTGTTCCTGCCCGCCTCCAATCCGCGCGCGATCGCGAAGGCGCGCGGGCTCGCCGCCGACATGGTGATCCTCGACCTCGAGGACGCGGTGAAGGCGGAGGACAAGGCGGCCGCACGCATGGCCGCCGTTACCGCGGTGGCCGAGGGTTTCGGCCCCCGTCTCACGGCTATTCGGGTGAACGGAGGCGAGACGGCCGAGCATGAGGACGATCTCGCGGCGGTGGCAGGATCGCTCGCCGATTTCGTGGTGGCGCCCAAAGTGGAGACGGCGGAGGACGCCGCCCGGATCGCCGCCGCCGCAGCCAAGCCGCTGCTGGCGATGACCGAGACGCCGCTCGGCGTGCTCGCCGCCGCCGAGATCGCGGCGGTGCCTGGCGTGGCGGGGCTGATCGCCGGGGTCAACGACCTGCGCGCCGCGCTCGGCATTCCGAGCGGGCGGGCGGGGCTTGCACTGGCGCTCCAGACCATCGTCCTCGCCGCGCGGGCGAGCGCCGGCTGGGCGATCGACGGCGTGTTCAACGCGCTCGACGACCCTGAGGGGCTCGCCGCCGAATGCCGAGAGGGGAGGGCAATGGGCTTCGACGGCAAGAGCCTGATCCACCCTAACCAGATCGCAACCGCGGTCGAGGCGTTCGGTCCCACCGCCGAGGAGCTGGCCGACGCTCGTGCACTGATCGAAGCGGCCACCGGCGGAGCCGAACGCTTCCGCGACCGGATGATCGAGGCGATGCATGTCGAACAGGCGCGGGCGCTGATCGAGCGGGCGGAGCGCTGA